The Kitasatospora sp. NBC_00374 genome has a segment encoding these proteins:
- a CDS encoding tetratricopeptide repeat protein: MSDHTRNTALQNLIRETGWNNGQFARAVNAVGTEMRLGLKYDDTAVCHWLTGTTPRARVRPAILEALSRKLDQTVTSAAAGFGPGAEVPDRPDTATALIELWRADMDPSRRTVLGAVGLYSVALAVPGWPDVIGRAQHARQARTRIGANEVDTVTAMAERLSQMDDEFGGRLARPLAAAFLGSTVARYLQCDASEATRKAMCSAAADLAYLTGWMAVDEGQHGLAQQYYTQALNLAGAAEDHLTYCTVLRGMSVQAIGLGHGRKARQYADAAAEAAPAAGPRMRAFLVGQQAHASAAVGERHTALRQLAEAEAALDKATSGSAYVAGYHPAALHYHASHVLFELRDLGGSITAMQESNRHRPPTERRARARSTALLAERQFAFGHLEAACATWGTFLDDYQHVSSARCDDHFATLRHCVAQHPGNRIARTLGERARTLAPVAYRRPS; the protein is encoded by the coding sequence ATGTCCGACCACACCCGCAACACAGCCCTCCAGAACCTCATCCGTGAGACGGGCTGGAACAACGGCCAGTTCGCCCGCGCGGTCAACGCGGTGGGCACCGAGATGCGCCTGGGGCTCAAGTACGACGACACCGCGGTCTGCCACTGGCTGACCGGCACCACCCCGCGGGCCAGAGTCCGGCCGGCGATCCTCGAAGCCCTCAGCCGCAAGCTCGACCAGACCGTCACGAGCGCCGCCGCCGGCTTCGGACCGGGCGCCGAGGTGCCCGACCGGCCGGACACCGCGACCGCCCTCATCGAGCTCTGGAGAGCAGACATGGACCCCTCCCGCAGGACGGTGCTCGGCGCCGTCGGCCTCTACTCCGTCGCCCTGGCCGTCCCCGGCTGGCCAGACGTCATAGGCCGTGCCCAGCACGCCCGCCAGGCCCGCACCCGCATCGGGGCAAACGAGGTCGACACCGTCACCGCGATGGCCGAGCGCCTCTCCCAGATGGACGACGAGTTCGGCGGTCGCCTTGCTCGCCCGCTCGCGGCCGCGTTCCTGGGCAGCACCGTCGCCCGCTACCTGCAGTGCGACGCCTCCGAGGCCACGAGGAAGGCGATGTGCTCGGCCGCCGCCGACCTGGCCTACCTGACCGGCTGGATGGCCGTCGACGAGGGGCAGCACGGTCTCGCACAGCAGTACTACACCCAGGCCCTGAACCTCGCCGGCGCCGCCGAGGACCACCTGACGTACTGCACGGTCCTGCGCGGCATGAGCGTCCAGGCGATCGGGCTCGGCCACGGCCGCAAGGCCCGGCAGTACGCCGATGCGGCAGCGGAGGCAGCCCCGGCGGCCGGCCCGAGGATGCGGGCCTTCCTCGTCGGCCAGCAGGCCCACGCCTCAGCCGCCGTCGGCGAGCGCCACACCGCCCTTCGCCAACTCGCCGAAGCCGAAGCAGCGCTCGACAAGGCGACGTCCGGATCGGCGTACGTCGCCGGCTACCACCCCGCCGCCCTGCACTACCACGCCAGCCACGTCCTGTTCGAGCTGCGCGACCTCGGCGGCTCCATCACCGCCATGCAGGAGTCCAACCGCCACCGCCCGCCCACCGAGCGCCGCGCGCGAGCCCGCTCCACCGCCCTCCTCGCGGAACGCCAGTTCGCCTTCGGCCACCTCGAAGCCGCCTGCGCGACCTGGGGCACCTTCCTGGACGACTACCAGCACGTCAGCTCCGCGCGCTGCGACGACCACTTCGCCACCCTGCGACACTGCGTGGCCCAGCACCCCGGCAACAGGATCGCCCGGACGCTGGGCGAGCGGGCCCGCACGCTGGCACCCGTCGCTTACCGCCGCCCCAGCTGA
- a CDS encoding type II toxin-antitoxin system Phd/YefM family antitoxin, whose protein sequence is MSEQPIEPPTVSVREARERFADVVDRAERDEPTVITRRGREVAAVVPIELLREYRQWEERELLRLVAERRGEPTFSLEDVMAETLARPE, encoded by the coding sequence ATGAGCGAGCAACCGATCGAGCCCCCGACCGTGTCCGTCCGGGAAGCCAGAGAACGCTTCGCCGACGTCGTCGACCGCGCCGAACGCGACGAGCCCACCGTCATCACCCGCCGCGGCCGGGAAGTCGCGGCAGTGGTGCCGATAGAGCTCCTGCGCGAGTACCGACAGTGGGAGGAACGCGAGCTCCTGCGCCTGGTGGCCGAGCGGCGCGGCGAGCCGACCTTCTCACTGGAGGACGTGATGGCCGAGACGCTGGCCAGGCCCGAGTGA
- a CDS encoding transcriptional regulator — MAGRWADFGKYGANGIPGWLAIARGLDELVTGIASPVTSRRGLNARLRYLTRSRAGYEAMARAGITAAPRTIRAWIAGKQKPNAANRDMLDAAYWVLRRHNIVTDLKRRLNNNGAGTRVEIYPVDQSGVAAKRRRDIRHRAINVRGAWDDMVDAWHKGPTDPAAVQMLDIIWDEVITDLGSDYDAYTYVTHIGFAA; from the coding sequence ATGGCTGGACGCTGGGCCGACTTCGGGAAGTACGGCGCGAACGGAATCCCCGGCTGGCTCGCCATCGCGAGGGGCCTGGACGAACTGGTCACCGGCATCGCCTCACCCGTCACCAGCAGGCGCGGCCTGAACGCCCGCCTGCGCTACCTCACCCGCAGCCGGGCCGGCTACGAGGCGATGGCCCGCGCCGGCATCACCGCCGCCCCGCGCACCATCAGGGCCTGGATCGCCGGCAAGCAGAAGCCGAACGCCGCCAACCGGGACATGCTGGACGCCGCGTACTGGGTCCTGCGGCGGCACAACATCGTCACCGACCTCAAGCGTCGCCTCAACAACAACGGCGCCGGCACCCGGGTGGAGATCTACCCCGTCGACCAGAGCGGCGTCGCCGCCAAGCGCCGCCGCGACATCCGGCACCGCGCCATCAACGTCCGCGGCGCCTGGGACGACATGGTCGACGCCTGGCACAAGGGCCCCACCGACCCCGCGGCCGTCCAGATGCTCGACATCATCTGGGACGAGGTCATCACCGACCTCGGCTCCGACTACGACGCCTACACCTACGTCACCCACATCGGATTCGCCGCCTGA
- a CDS encoding tetratricopeptide repeat protein, protein MPPGHSTQAQQALRDFARQLKGLRIDAGNPTGPQLVKTAGGVLNTSVISELLEGKNGTFRVPSWDKVAAFFSACKAHSEGEGFPLEEPLGDIRHWRKLHGVLVKKVDKFDDTSERATAGLSSGPASAGQVPEPAGPVLPPIAPPRAVPAGFTGRDEDMEDLLALLDPSSGAGASPAGAVVVASVLGMGGMGKTTLGLAAGYQAVKRGLFTGVLFLDLHGYDETSLDAGQALDTALRGLGTDPEQIPPDTDQRAALYRAQLAARTRAGERVLVLADNASSAGQVEHLLPAGGPHRLLVTSRDDFAAVLGARLVDLDVLAPERAVELMDTALHITLSKDGRIGADPVGAARVAELCGYLPLALQIATAQLVAERSLKPGRLAEYLEDLGERLDLLDDGERAVRTVLERSYGRLAPTLAELFRLLAVNPGPDLSTETAAAFTGVTKLKDVRARLIALSKASLIRQDPDTGRWRMHDLVRAYAGEQASRHPAHTAIALRRLLDHYTLAAQDAATHVDPRTANDSPARRFSGRADAVAWLDAEHANLVAAVRTAYVAGHHDIAQDLPSCIGTYLGLRRRLENHVEVAEIALRASRDSRDLGGEADAWNNLGAALADLRRFEEAENAHRTALTQYQDLGDHHGTATAWNNLGSALQALRRYEEAEKAHRTALTQYQDLGDHHHEAIARDNLGLVLGELRRFEEAEKAHRTALTQYQDLGSHHSAAIARDNLGGALRKLRRYEEAEKAHRTALTQFQDLGDHHSAAIVRDNLGGALRKLGRFEEAEKAHRTALTQFQDLGDHHSAAIVWTNLGFVLQELERFEEAEQAHRTALTQHQALGDHHGEAMAWNNLGTTLRKAGEAVRAVEAGERAVALFEGLDDQRRLGEALDELADSLLAAGRPAVEVRAAREVSAAAYRRAGAEDEAMKVLEKANE, encoded by the coding sequence ATGCCGCCAGGACACAGCACACAGGCGCAGCAGGCCCTGCGTGACTTTGCGCGCCAGCTGAAGGGGCTGCGGATCGATGCTGGCAACCCCACTGGCCCGCAGCTGGTCAAGACGGCCGGTGGGGTCCTGAACACCAGCGTCATCAGCGAGCTTCTGGAGGGCAAGAACGGCACCTTCAGGGTCCCTTCCTGGGACAAGGTGGCTGCCTTCTTCAGTGCTTGTAAGGCTCATTCAGAAGGCGAAGGTTTTCCCCTGGAAGAGCCACTGGGGGATATTCGCCATTGGCGAAAGTTGCACGGCGTTCTTGTCAAGAAGGTCGATAAATTCGACGACACCAGCGAAAGGGCTACGGCTGGGCTTTCGAGTGGTCCTGCCTCGGCGGGCCAGGTGCCGGAGCCTGCTGGGCCGGTGCTGCCGCCGATCGCACCGCCGCGTGCGGTTCCTGCCGGGTTCACAGGCCGGGACGAAGACATGGAAGACCTGCTCGCCCTGCTGGACCCCTCGTCCGGTGCCGGCGCGTCGCCTGCGGGGGCCGTGGTGGTGGCATCGGTGCTCGGGATGGGCGGCATGGGGAAGACCACGCTCGGTCTGGCCGCCGGCTATCAGGCAGTCAAGCGGGGTCTGTTCACCGGTGTGCTCTTCCTCGACCTGCACGGCTACGACGAGACCAGCCTCGATGCGGGCCAGGCCCTTGACACCGCCCTGCGCGGCCTCGGCACCGACCCCGAGCAGATCCCGCCCGACACCGACCAGCGGGCCGCCCTCTACCGTGCGCAGCTGGCGGCGCGTACCCGGGCCGGGGAGCGGGTCCTCGTCCTCGCCGACAACGCCTCCAGTGCCGGGCAGGTCGAGCACCTATTGCCGGCGGGCGGTCCGCACCGGCTGCTGGTGACTTCCCGCGACGATTTCGCCGCCGTCCTGGGCGCGCGCCTGGTCGACCTCGATGTCCTCGCCCCCGAGCGGGCCGTCGAGCTGATGGACACGGCGCTGCACATCACTCTGTCCAAGGACGGGAGGATCGGTGCTGATCCCGTCGGGGCGGCCAGGGTCGCCGAGCTCTGCGGGTATCTGCCGCTCGCCCTGCAGATCGCCACCGCCCAGCTCGTCGCCGAGCGGAGCCTCAAGCCGGGTCGGCTCGCCGAGTACTTGGAGGACCTCGGCGAGCGGCTCGATCTCCTGGACGACGGGGAGCGAGCTGTGCGGACTGTCCTCGAGCGCTCGTACGGGCGCTTGGCTCCCACTCTCGCCGAGCTGTTCCGTCTCCTGGCCGTCAACCCCGGCCCCGACCTGTCCACCGAGACCGCCGCCGCGTTCACCGGCGTCACCAAGCTCAAGGATGTCCGCGCCCGGCTGATCGCCCTGTCCAAGGCCAGCCTGATCCGCCAGGACCCCGACACCGGCCGCTGGCGCATGCACGACCTCGTCCGCGCCTACGCCGGCGAGCAGGCCAGTCGGCACCCCGCCCACACCGCTATCGCCCTACGTCGGCTCCTGGACCACTACACCCTCGCCGCACAAGACGCGGCCACACATGTGGACCCGAGGACTGCGAACGATTCCCCAGCACGGCGTTTCTCAGGCCGCGCGGACGCGGTGGCCTGGCTGGACGCAGAACACGCCAACCTCGTCGCCGCCGTCCGCACCGCCTACGTCGCCGGCCACCACGACATCGCCCAGGACCTTCCCTCCTGTATCGGCACTTACCTTGGTCTGCGCCGACGGCTCGAAAACCACGTGGAAGTCGCCGAGATCGCCCTCAGGGCATCACGCGATAGCCGTGACCTGGGCGGGGAGGCCGACGCTTGGAACAACCTCGGCGCCGCGCTGGCGGACCTGCGGCGCTTCGAGGAGGCCGAGAACGCCCACCGCACCGCACTCACCCAGTACCAGGACCTCGGCGACCACCACGGCACAGCCACCGCCTGGAACAATCTCGGTAGCGCGCTGCAGGCGCTGCGGCGTTACGAGGAGGCCGAGAAGGCCCACCGCACCGCACTCACCCAGTACCAGGACCTCGGCGACCACCACCACGAAGCCATCGCCCGAGACAACCTCGGCCTCGTGCTGGGAGAACTGCGGCGCTTCGAGGAGGCCGAGAAGGCCCACCGCACCGCACTCACCCAGTACCAGGACCTCGGCAGCCACCACAGCGCAGCAATCGCCCGAGACAACCTCGGCGGCGCGCTGCGGAAGCTGCGGCGTTACGAGGAGGCCGAGAAGGCCCACCGCACCGCACTCACCCAATTCCAGGACCTCGGCGACCACCACAGCGCAGCAATCGTCCGGGACAACCTCGGCGGCGCGCTGCGGAAGCTGGGACGCTTCGAGGAGGCCGAGAAGGCCCACCGCACCGCACTCACCCAATTCCAGGACCTCGGCGACCACCACAGCGCAGCAATCGTCTGGACCAACCTCGGCTTCGTGCTGCAGGAGCTGGAACGCTTCGAGGAAGCGGAGCAGGCCCACCGCACCGCACTCACCCAGCATCAGGCCCTTGGCGACCACCACGGCGAAGCCATGGCGTGGAACAACCTTGGCACCACGCTGCGAAAGGCGGGTGAAGCCGTGCGCGCGGTGGAGGCCGGGGAGCGTGCTGTTGCCCTGTTCGAGGGCCTGGACGACCAGCGCCGCCTGGGGGAGGCACTGGATGAGCTCGCGGACTCCCTGCTCGCCGCCGGGCGTCCGGCGGTCGAGGTGCGGGCTGCGCGTGAGGTGTCGGCTGCGGCGTACCGCAGGGCTGGCGCCGAAGACGAAGCGATGAAGGTACTGGAGAAGGCGAACGAGTAG
- a CDS encoding trypsin-like serine protease, whose protein sequence is MRKYLGARCLLAGVVAVYGLVAGGSQASAIIGGRAAPEAAVKAAVPRVESDPLLANHYPTTCTGALIAPEWVLTAQHCTNKNEIQGDPYAPQGMHVKFSAAGGRAAFTDEVQAIIRMDGYQWSPGVQDVALLRLKTRVDHIQPLPILAGGSLDRMSTVRRYGYGRTAGTSDKPSSTLNVSVEGLHTWASYKSVLSRCGVDAGSGADAWVPSTGLFTFDIGQGRSAQGDSGGPVLADVGGGTLGIAGVTSATIGIDPCGAKTDTEPAEYFGISNRVDGGSRALAFIQQTTGLNLPTVGLPPAPPQNRAPLASFTWTRLAGAGNRVTLDGSASSDPDGQVTGWQWFKGGTQIAAGARPTLSLGAGTTQSVTLVVTDNQGATASTARTLSLPNRSPVITAVAPQQGSVTGSNTPTLSATAHDDDGEALQFSYRVTGPSVDVSSGWVAGSWTVPAHRLDPGTGYQWTVTAKDPVGATTSRTTSFTVAMLPTAADIVQTSTGGGYWQVDTYGAVTARGDAQVFGSLPGLGIKVNNIIGLARTPTNHGYWLVGRDGGVFAFGDAGFYGSLPGLNIRVGNIVGMAPSRTGQGYWLAGSDGGVFAFGDAGFYGSMGGKPLNAPVSAIVATPVNAGYLLAARDGGVFAFGDAGFYGSMGGKPLNAPVVDIDSTPDGHGYWMTAEDGGVFAFGNAGFYGSMAGKPLNGHVTSMSATPTGSGYLLSACDGGIFAFGDAVFRGSSPTYQCRGT, encoded by the coding sequence GTGCGAAAGTACCTGGGTGCCCGGTGCCTTCTGGCCGGGGTGGTGGCGGTGTACGGGTTGGTGGCCGGGGGGAGCCAGGCCTCAGCGATCATCGGCGGCCGCGCCGCCCCGGAAGCGGCGGTGAAGGCCGCGGTGCCGCGGGTGGAAAGCGACCCGCTGTTGGCCAATCACTATCCCACCACCTGTACAGGCGCACTGATCGCGCCCGAGTGGGTCCTGACCGCGCAGCACTGCACCAACAAGAACGAGATTCAAGGGGACCCGTACGCTCCCCAGGGCATGCACGTGAAGTTCTCCGCGGCCGGGGGCCGGGCGGCCTTCACCGACGAGGTGCAGGCGATCATCCGGATGGACGGGTATCAGTGGAGCCCGGGGGTCCAGGATGTGGCCCTGCTCCGGCTGAAGACCCGGGTGGACCACATCCAGCCTTTGCCGATCCTGGCCGGTGGCTCCCTGGACCGGATGTCGACGGTCCGCCGGTACGGATACGGGCGGACGGCCGGGACCAGCGACAAGCCGTCGAGCACCTTGAACGTCTCGGTCGAGGGCCTACACACCTGGGCCTCCTACAAGTCCGTGCTCTCCCGGTGCGGGGTCGACGCCGGGAGCGGAGCTGACGCCTGGGTCCCGTCGACGGGTCTGTTCACCTTCGACATCGGCCAGGGCCGCTCCGCGCAGGGCGACAGCGGCGGCCCGGTGCTGGCCGACGTAGGCGGCGGAACGCTCGGGATCGCGGGGGTGACCAGCGCGACGATCGGCATCGACCCGTGCGGCGCGAAGACCGACACCGAACCCGCGGAGTACTTCGGCATCAGCAACCGCGTCGACGGGGGCAGCCGCGCCCTCGCCTTCATCCAGCAGACCACGGGACTGAACCTGCCGACCGTCGGTCTGCCGCCGGCCCCGCCGCAGAACCGGGCGCCGCTGGCGTCCTTCACCTGGACCCGGCTGGCGGGCGCGGGCAACCGTGTCACCCTCGACGGCAGCGCCTCCTCGGACCCGGACGGCCAGGTGACCGGCTGGCAGTGGTTCAAGGGCGGCACCCAGATCGCGGCAGGCGCACGGCCCACGCTGTCCCTGGGCGCAGGGACGACGCAGTCGGTGACCCTGGTGGTCACCGACAACCAGGGCGCGACCGCCAGCACCGCCCGGACGCTGAGTCTGCCCAACCGCAGCCCCGTCATCACTGCGGTGGCACCGCAGCAGGGATCCGTCACGGGCTCCAACACCCCGACGCTGTCCGCGACGGCCCACGACGACGACGGCGAGGCACTGCAGTTCTCCTACCGGGTGACCGGCCCGTCCGTCGACGTCTCCTCCGGCTGGGTGGCCGGCTCCTGGACTGTGCCCGCGCACAGGCTCGACCCCGGAACCGGCTACCAGTGGACCGTGACCGCCAAGGACCCCGTCGGCGCCACCACGAGCCGCACGACGTCGTTCACGGTCGCGATGCTGCCCACCGCGGCCGACATCGTGCAGACCTCCACCGGCGGCGGATACTGGCAGGTCGACACCTACGGAGCGGTGACCGCCCGCGGCGACGCCCAGGTGTTCGGTTCACTGCCCGGCCTCGGCATCAAGGTGAACAACATCATCGGCCTGGCCCGCACCCCCACCAACCACGGGTACTGGCTGGTCGGCCGCGACGGCGGCGTCTTCGCGTTCGGCGACGCCGGCTTCTACGGCTCACTGCCCGGCCTCAACATCCGGGTGGGCAACATCGTCGGCATGGCACCCAGCCGCACCGGCCAGGGGTACTGGCTGGCAGGAAGCGACGGCGGCGTGTTCGCGTTCGGCGACGCCGGCTTCTACGGCTCCATGGGCGGCAAACCCCTCAACGCACCGGTCAGCGCGATCGTCGCCACCCCCGTCAACGCCGGATACCTCCTCGCCGCCCGCGACGGCGGCGTGTTCGCCTTCGGCGACGCCGGCTTCTACGGCTCCATGGGCGGCAAACCCCTCAACGCACCGGTCGTGGACATCGACTCCACTCCCGACGGCCACGGCTACTGGATGACCGCCGAGGACGGCGGCGTGTTCGCCTTCGGCAACGCCGGCTTCTACGGCTCCATGGCCGGCAAACCCCTCAACGGGCACGTCACCTCCATGTCCGCGACACCCACCGGCAGCGGATACCTCCTCAGCGCCTGCGACGGCGGCATCTTCGCCTTCGGCGACGCCGTGTTCCGCGGATCCAGCCCGACCTACCAGTGCCGCGGAACATGA
- a CDS encoding WD40 repeat domain-containing protein gives MASGVLAVRAGFLSDDPPNLLFTLTGHTKDVKSVAFSPDGKTLASADIGAVRLWDIASRTVTGTLDSEDVSALSVAFSPDGRTLASGGGYPGAIDVWKPYEGPVSEAAFVARK, from the coding sequence ATGGCGTCCGGCGTGCTCGCGGTGAGGGCCGGCTTCCTCAGCGACGATCCACCGAACCTGCTGTTTACCCTCACCGGCCACACCAAGGACGTGAAGTCGGTGGCGTTCAGTCCCGACGGCAAGACCCTCGCCAGCGCCGACATCGGCGCCGTCCGTCTGTGGGACATCGCCAGCCGCACGGTCACGGGCACCCTCGACAGTGAGGACGTAAGCGCGCTCTCGGTGGCATTCAGCCCTGACGGCAGGACCCTGGCCAGCGGCGGAGGCTACCCAGGGGCCATCGACGTGTGGAAACCCTACGAGGGGCCGGTGTCCGAAGCGGCGTTCGTAGCCAGGAAGTAG
- a CDS encoding tetratricopeptide repeat protein, translating to MTEQQAPGTGPGSGDAIASGVRAIAINTLGAPFTGIASTGDNTTIIYVPQEELRPAAKVDAPPKLVSLQVRHASFVGRARELALLDAALDGGGTVVVQALHGLGGVGKTALAAHWAATRTGVDNPVWWITADSPASIDTGLAELAATLQPALAQLPAEQLAERAKQWLATHSGWLLVLDNVDNPDHLAPLLARATTGRILITSRRSTGWHDTAVPVPLDVLASEEALELLTRILTRGGTGTADLDGAAELCHELGGLPLAIEQAGAYIAETGITARTYLSLLADDPADMYQETAAGRDSERAVARVWSITLDRLTDVPLAGHLLRVLAWWAPDGIPRNLLSPLGSAPAVLRAIGHLSAYSMITIVGDGTLSVHRLLQALTRTPDPHDPHRQDTAINAALLDATRLLDEARPGSPEDPGAWARWRVLLPHVDALSHHAPPSSDTAATAALLSDAGLFLHVQGQVSRATVHLERSLAGRLRALGEDDSATLASRNYLGRAYVSAGAFGRAIPLIEQTLADSLRVLGDDHPDTLSSRSNLAYTYEAAGGIGRAIPLYERTLADRVRVLGEKHHDTLLSRHNLASAYQAAGDLRRAIPLYEQTLSDMLRVLGVRHPLTLAFLNNLAVAYTSAGDFGRAIPLYEQTLAARTRVLGADHPATLATRNNLAHTYGQAGDLGRAIPLLEQTLDDTVRVLGDDHPDTLGSRNNLAHAYEAAGDFGRAIPLLEQTLDDMVRVLGDDHPDTLGARNNLAYTYDSAGDLDRAVPLYERTLDGMVQVLGENHPNTFTARNNLAYVYAQAGDLSRAILLLEQTLADRIRVQGEDHPETLLARHNLTYVYQSVGDLNHAIPLLEQTLANRIHVLGENHPDTHKARNNLAHAYRSAAEAEGVRQTEE from the coding sequence ATGACCGAGCAGCAGGCACCGGGCACCGGGCCGGGATCGGGCGATGCCATCGCCTCGGGCGTCCGGGCGATCGCGATCAACACCCTGGGGGCGCCGTTCACCGGCATCGCCAGCACCGGCGACAACACGACCATCATCTACGTGCCGCAGGAGGAGCTGCGCCCGGCTGCGAAGGTCGATGCCCCGCCAAAGTTGGTGAGCCTGCAGGTTCGGCATGCCTCGTTTGTCGGCCGCGCTCGCGAACTTGCCTTGCTCGACGCGGCCCTCGATGGTGGGGGCACCGTGGTTGTGCAGGCGCTGCACGGCCTGGGCGGTGTCGGCAAGACCGCGCTGGCCGCGCATTGGGCCGCCACCCGCACCGGCGTCGACAACCCGGTCTGGTGGATCACCGCCGACAGTCCGGCCAGTATCGACACAGGCCTGGCGGAACTTGCCGCTACGCTGCAGCCGGCGCTCGCGCAACTCCCGGCCGAGCAGCTCGCCGAACGGGCCAAGCAATGGCTGGCCACCCACAGCGGCTGGCTCCTGGTCCTCGACAACGTCGACAATCCTGATCACCTGGCCCCGCTGCTCGCCCGTGCCACCACGGGCCGGATTCTGATCACCAGTCGCCGGTCGACCGGCTGGCACGACACGGCCGTTCCCGTCCCCCTCGACGTCCTCGCTTCAGAGGAAGCCTTGGAGCTCCTCACCCGCATCCTCACCCGGGGCGGGACCGGAACCGCCGACCTCGACGGTGCGGCCGAGCTCTGTCACGAACTCGGCGGCCTGCCACTGGCCATCGAACAGGCGGGCGCTTACATCGCCGAAACCGGCATCACTGCCCGCACCTACCTGAGCCTGCTCGCCGACGATCCGGCTGACATGTACCAGGAGACGGCCGCGGGCCGGGACAGCGAGCGCGCTGTCGCCCGCGTCTGGAGTATCACGCTCGACCGTCTCACTGACGTGCCGCTCGCCGGGCATCTCCTGCGTGTCCTGGCCTGGTGGGCACCCGACGGTATCCCCCGTAATCTTCTCTCCCCTCTCGGCTCTGCCCCCGCTGTCCTTCGGGCGATCGGCCATCTATCCGCCTACAGCATGATCACCATCGTGGGCGACGGGACCCTCAGCGTCCACCGACTCCTCCAGGCCCTGACCCGCACGCCTGACCCTCATGACCCGCACCGGCAGGACACGGCCATCAACGCCGCGCTCCTCGACGCCACCCGCCTCCTGGACGAGGCCCGCCCGGGTAGCCCGGAGGACCCGGGGGCCTGGGCCAGGTGGCGCGTTCTGCTGCCACACGTCGATGCCCTGAGCCACCACGCGCCGCCGTCCTCCGACACAGCCGCCACCGCCGCGCTCCTCAGTGACGCCGGGCTTTTCCTCCATGTCCAGGGGCAGGTCAGCCGTGCCACCGTCCATCTCGAACGCTCACTCGCCGGCCGGCTGAGGGCACTGGGTGAGGATGACTCCGCCACGTTGGCCTCCCGCAACTACCTCGGGCGGGCCTACGTCTCGGCGGGGGCTTTCGGCCGCGCGATCCCCCTGATCGAGCAGACCCTCGCGGACTCGTTACGGGTACTGGGCGATGACCACCCCGACACCCTCAGCTCTCGTAGCAACCTTGCCTACACCTACGAGGCGGCGGGCGGCATCGGTCGCGCGATCCCCTTGTACGAGCGGACCCTCGCCGACCGGGTGCGAGTTCTGGGGGAGAAGCATCACGACACCCTCCTGTCCCGGCACAACCTCGCCAGCGCTTACCAGGCGGCGGGTGACCTCCGCCGTGCGATCCCCTTGTACGAGCAGACCCTCTCCGACATGCTGCGGGTCCTGGGCGTACGCCATCCGCTCACGCTCGCTTTCCTCAACAACCTCGCCGTCGCCTACACATCGGCGGGCGACTTCGGCCGTGCGATCCCCCTGTACGAGCAGACTCTCGCCGCCCGTACGCGGGTACTGGGCGCCGACCACCCGGCCACGCTCGCCACCCGCAACAACCTGGCCCATACCTACGGGCAGGCGGGCGACCTCGGCCGCGCGATCCCGCTGCTTGAGCAGACCCTCGATGACACCGTGCGGGTACTGGGTGATGATCATCCCGACACTCTCGGCTCCCGCAACAACCTCGCCCACGCCTACGAGGCGGCAGGTGACTTCGGCCGCGCGATCCCGCTGCTTGAGCAGACCCTCGACGACATGGTGCGGGTACTGGGTGATGATCATCCCGACACTCTCGGAGCCCGCAACAACCTCGCTTACACCTACGACAGCGCGGGTGACCTGGACCGGGCTGTCCCCCTGTATGAGCGAACCCTCGACGGTATGGTTCAGGTCCTGGGCGAGAACCATCCCAACACCTTCACCGCCCGCAACAACCTCGCCTACGTCTACGCGCAGGCGGGTGACCTCAGCCGCGCAATCCTCCTGCTTGAGCAGACCCTCGCTGACCGGATACGTGTACAGGGGGAGGACCACCCTGAGACCCTCCTGGCCCGGCACAACCTCACCTACGTCTACCAGTCAGTGGGCGATCTGAACCATGCGATCCCCCTGCTCGAGCAGACCCTCGCCAACCGGATACACGTACTTGGGGAGAACCATCCCGACACCCACAAGGCCCGCAACAACCTCGCGCACGCCTACAGGTCGGCGGCTGAAGCTGAAGGCGTCCGACAGACGGAGGAGTAA
- a CDS encoding type II toxin-antitoxin system RelE/ParE family toxin, which produces MSERKYATRFTESARGELRKLPRATAITILRKLSDLEQDPYGYSTTALVGSPETRRLRVGDYRVIYTVDGGQLLVLVVHVGHRSTVYRD; this is translated from the coding sequence GTGAGCGAGCGCAAGTACGCGACGCGGTTCACCGAATCCGCCCGCGGCGAGCTCCGCAAACTCCCCCGCGCCACCGCCATCACCATCCTGCGCAAGCTCTCCGACCTCGAGCAGGACCCGTACGGCTACAGCACGACCGCCCTCGTCGGCTCACCCGAGACCCGCCGGCTGCGCGTGGGCGACTACCGGGTCATCTACACCGTCGACGGCGGCCAGCTGCTCGTCCTGGTCGTCCACGTCGGCCACCGCTCCACCGTCTACCGCGACTGA